The DNA sequence AAGAGCGAGCGGACACGCTCCGGAAGGAGATCGGTCGCGAAGTCCCAGTCCTTCACCTCGAGGCCGAGCAGGTGATCCCGCAGCGAGCCCCCCACGGCGCAGGCTCGGCCGCCGGCGCGCAGGAGGGCCTCCGCAGTGCGCCGCGCGCCCTCGGGGAGCGTGGCCTCGAAGGAGTGGACGAGGTCTTCCATGGAGTCGTGCTTCCTCAACCGTGGCCGCGGCGCCGCGCGGCGCCGCCGCAGTCAGTCCTGCCCGAGTGGTCGATTCTACCCGATCGGGGCCCGGCAAGGGATGTCGTCTCGGCCGGCTCCGCAGTCCGGGCCCGCGCCTCTCGGGACAGCCCCCGTACAAGGCGATCGGCCTGACGGGTCGGTTCGGGGAGCCGATATCCCATCCCCGTCCTCAGCACCAGCCTGACGGAGTCCTCGAGCGTGATTCTGTGACCCACGGAAACGTAAAGGGGACGTACTCCATCTCGAGTCCGGAGCACTCTTCCTACGGTCTCTCCCCGGTCCAGCAAGGCGGTCGACGACCCGCGCCTGGCCGCGGGTTCGGAAGCATCGCCGATCAGCCGGCTCTTGGCGACTCCCACGCTCGGCGTCTCGAGGAGGAGCCCGAGGTGGCAGGCCAGGCCGAACCCGCGGGGGTGGGCGCGACCCTGTCCGTCGCAGAGGATGGCCTGCGGCGTTGTGCGGAGCCCGCTCAGCGCCGCGAGAAGGACCGGGACTTCTCGGAAGGAGAGAAGCCCCGGCACGTACAGGAAGGGCGCTGGGCCGCGGGCGGAGGCGACCTCGACG is a window from the Candidatus Eisenbacteria bacterium genome containing:
- a CDS encoding polynucleotide adenylyltransferase PcnB yields the protein MEDLVHSFEATLPEGARRTAEALLRAGGRACAVGGSLRDHLLGLEVKDWDFATDLLPERVRSL
- a CDS encoding endonuclease V, encoding MRARMLHRWDLSPREAVATQSLLRDRIRETPLDWTRLRHVAGCDAASLGGDLIAAAVVYDLEAREIVEVASARGPAPFLYVPGLLSFREVPVLLAALSGLRTTPQAILCDGQGRAHPRGFGLACHLGLLLETPSVGVAKSRLIGDASEPAARRGSSTALLDRGETVGRVLRTRDGVRPLYVSVGHRITLEDSVRLVLRTGMGYRLPEPTRQADRLVRGLSREARARTAEPAETTSLAGPRSGRIDHSGRTDCGGAARRRGHG